From a single Candidatus Brevundimonas phytovorans genomic region:
- the mnmC gene encoding FAD-dependent 5-carboxymethylaminomethyl-2-thiouridine(34) oxidoreductase MnmC, whose amino-acid sequence MTDDPREQSPADASPQLVWAEDGSPRSGRFGDVYFSKDDGLAETRVVFLDGCGLPDAWADRPDFTVAELGFGTGLNIVALLDLWRRTRPENARLHVFSIEGFPLTRDEAARALAAWPELGETAAAVLAVWPEGTPGFHRLDLPQWGARIDLAVGDARWALEQWSGPADAWFLDGFSPALNPGMWSPEIMALIAARSAPGARVATFTVAGAVRRGLAEHGFVVEKKPGHGRKRERLEAHLPSPPPAPRAQPHVAVVGAGIAGASVARALVAGGARVTVIEAEQPGAGGSGFPAALVTPRLDAGDALIAGFHAQALERARALYRALPEAVIAEGVLQLEQAPRDAARFDKIAAQALWPAGAMRRLDAAACAAPLGQAAATGGLMMGDALALRPSAVLTPWLEGADRLTARVETLHPGDAGWVLLDAEGAVVIEADAVVLTAGWGTAALAPDLPLAPVSGQADWVEGPTTPPVAWGGYAVPTGAGLLFGATHDRGQTDRTPDAEASARNLATLAAGLPDLAAQVEAAGSPRTRKAVRATTPDRLPVAGPLTPGLHAPTLSAPTLYALTGLGSRGFCVAPLLGEHLAAVILDQPSPLPAGFAARLAPARFAAQPTATVRA is encoded by the coding sequence ATGACCGACGACCCGCGCGAACAGTCCCCTGCCGACGCCTCTCCCCAGCTGGTCTGGGCCGAGGACGGCTCGCCCCGTTCCGGCCGCTTCGGCGACGTCTATTTCTCCAAGGACGACGGTCTGGCCGAGACCCGCGTCGTCTTCCTCGACGGCTGCGGCCTGCCCGACGCCTGGGCGGATCGCCCCGACTTCACCGTCGCTGAACTGGGCTTCGGCACCGGCCTGAACATCGTGGCCCTGCTGGACCTGTGGCGCCGCACCCGGCCTGAGAACGCCCGCCTGCACGTCTTCTCCATCGAGGGCTTCCCCCTGACCCGCGACGAGGCCGCCCGCGCCCTCGCCGCCTGGCCCGAGCTGGGCGAGACCGCCGCCGCCGTCCTGGCCGTCTGGCCCGAGGGAACGCCCGGCTTCCACCGCCTCGACCTGCCGCAATGGGGGGCCCGCATCGACCTCGCCGTCGGCGACGCCCGCTGGGCGCTCGAGCAATGGTCCGGCCCCGCCGACGCCTGGTTCCTCGACGGCTTCTCACCCGCCCTGAACCCCGGCATGTGGTCGCCCGAGATCATGGCCCTCATCGCCGCCCGCTCCGCCCCCGGCGCGCGGGTCGCCACCTTCACCGTCGCGGGCGCCGTGCGACGCGGCCTGGCCGAGCACGGCTTCGTCGTCGAGAAGAAGCCCGGCCACGGGCGCAAGCGCGAACGGCTGGAGGCGCATCTGCCCTCGCCGCCCCCCGCGCCTCGCGCCCAGCCCCACGTCGCCGTCGTCGGCGCCGGCATCGCCGGGGCCTCGGTCGCCCGCGCCCTGGTCGCCGGCGGCGCCCGCGTCACCGTCATCGAGGCCGAGCAACCGGGCGCCGGCGGCTCCGGCTTTCCCGCCGCCCTGGTCACGCCCCGGCTCGACGCGGGCGACGCCCTGATCGCCGGCTTCCATGCCCAGGCCCTGGAGCGCGCCCGCGCCCTCTATCGCGCCCTGCCCGAGGCCGTGATCGCCGAGGGCGTGCTGCAGTTGGAACAGGCGCCGCGCGACGCGGCCCGCTTCGACAAGATCGCCGCCCAGGCCCTGTGGCCCGCCGGGGCCATGCGCCGCCTCGACGCCGCCGCCTGCGCCGCGCCTCTGGGCCAGGCGGCCGCGACCGGCGGCCTGATGATGGGCGACGCTCTGGCTTTGCGCCCCTCGGCGGTGCTGACGCCCTGGCTGGAGGGCGCCGACCGCCTGACCGCCCGCGTTGAAACCCTTCACCCCGGGGACGCCGGCTGGGTCCTGCTCGACGCCGAGGGCGCGGTCGTGATCGAAGCCGACGCCGTGGTCCTGACCGCCGGCTGGGGAACCGCCGCCCTCGCCCCCGACCTGCCGCTCGCGCCTGTCTCCGGTCAGGCCGACTGGGTCGAGGGGCCGACCACGCCCCCCGTCGCCTGGGGCGGCTACGCCGTGCCGACCGGCGCCGGCCTGCTGTTCGGCGCCACCCACGACCGGGGTCAGACCGACCGGACGCCCGACGCCGAGGCCTCTGCTCGAAACCTCGCGACCCTGGCCGCCGGCCTGCCCGACCTGGCCGCCCAGGTCGAGGCCGCAGGCTCGCCCCGGACCCGCAAGGCCGTGCGCGCCACCACGCCCGACCGCCTGCCCGTCGCGGGGCCCCTGACGCCCGGCCTCCATGCCCCCACTCTCTCTGCCCCGACCCTCTATGCCCTGACCGGCCTCGGCTCCCGCGGCTTCTGCGTCGCCCCCCTGCTGGGCGAGCACCTGGCCGCCGTCATCCTCGACCAGCCCTCGCCCCTGCCCGCAGGCTTCGCCGCCCGCCTCGCGCCCGCGCGCTTCGCCGCGCAACCAACCGCGACCGTCCGCGCTTAA